The Silene latifolia isolate original U9 population unplaced genomic scaffold, ASM4854445v1 chrun_scaffold_16, whole genome shotgun sequence genome includes a region encoding these proteins:
- the LOC141637238 gene encoding uncharacterized protein LOC141637238: MSEERLAGMEAKMDQLTNLVNVTLEAVNTVMANIPTPERRKPPPYRRRGRGRGILGAGTGQPHHQDEEELNSESEESMMEEGNFLARDKDVKLRQEQLSVEAYLRNFEQLTLQCEVTQKPEQKITRFVEGLDPKIASRVRMQQVWSFDEAVNLALRIEKLGKVKPVTPKFPIRPTFKPYTGVKITETPKPATQPTADKGKAPMYPKTNPPLSRDKIKCFQCQGFGHFEKECPSNRALTAMEIEEWEREGLVEYEEEETLAPSEMEVEKETDQGQVVAHPDTGHNLALWRVMHSQPAPLEADQRFMIFKSRCTVQGRVCNLIIDGGSCTNVASTIMVCKLSLPTQQHPSPYKLRWLNKGTEVRVDKQCIVPFSIGKVYKEEVLCDVVPMAGKENVYAFKHNGKKVTLTPLPPNQRGYGSPNMHEEVNGVLFLSKAAMVRELKQEQLVLFLLSREINTEEEPDVPAEVQPLIHKYKEVFPTELPSGLPPLRGIEHHIDLVPGSVLPNRPAYRCDHTATKELQHQIEELMTKGFVKESSSPYVVPALLAPKKDGTWRMCTNSRAINNITVKYRFPIPSLGDMLDELSGAQIFSKIDLKQGYHQVRIRESDAWKTAFKTKYGIYEWLVMPFGLYNAPSTFMRQMTQVLKPCLGKFDVVYFDDILIYSSSPSEHLLHLEAIFQIPLE, encoded by the exons atgagtgaagagagattagCAGGGATGGAAGCAAAGATGGATCAGTTAACCAACCTGGTTAATGTGACCCTGGAAGCTGTGAACACTGTAATGGCAAACATTCCCACTCCAGAAAGAAGAAAACCACCACCCTACAGACgaagaggcaggggtagaggtaTCCTTGGAGCAGGAACGGGTCAACCACACCATCAGGATGAAGAAGAACTCAACTCAGAATCAGAAGAATCCATGATGGAAGAAGGTAACTTCTTGGCTAGAGATAAGGATGTTAAG TTGAGACAAGAGCAGTTATCTGTTGAGGCCTACCTTAGGAACTTTGAGCAGCTAACCCTACAATGTGAGGTGACTCAGAAGCCTGAGCAAAAGATTActaggtttgttgagggtttaGATCCTAAGATAGCTAGCAGGGTAAGAATGCAACAAGTCTGGTCATTTGATGAGGCAGTTAACCTGGCCTTAAGAATTGAGAAACTGGGGAAAGTGAAGCCTGTAACACCCAAATTTCCCATCAGACCAACATTCAAACCTTATACTGGTGTCAAAATCACTGAGACACCTAAGCCAGCTACCCAACCCACAGCAGACAAAGGGAAGGCACCCATGTATCCTAAAACAAACCCACCTTTGTCCAGAGATAAGATCAAGTGCTTCCAATGCCAAGGCTTTGGCCATTTTGAGAAGGAATGTCCTTCTAATAGAGCTCTCACAGCCATGGAGATTGAAGAGTGGGAGAGGGAAGGTCTAGTTGAGTATGAGGAAGAAGAGACACTAGCTCCATCAGAAATGGAAGTTGAGAAGGAAACTGATCAAGGACAAGTTGTGGCTCACCCTGATACAGGGCACAATTTGGCCCTATGGAGGGTTATGCACTCCCAACCAGCTCCTCTAGAAGCTGATCAGAGGTTCATGATATTCAAGAGTAGGTGCACTGTCCAAGGGAGGGTATGTAATTTGATCATTGATGGAGGTAGCTGTACCAATGTAGCCTCCACCATTATGGTCTGTAAGTTAAGTTTACCTACTCAGCAGCACCCCAGTCCATACAAGCTAAGATGGTTAAACAAGGGGACTGAAGTAAGAGTTGACAAACAGTGCATTGTTCCTTTTTCAATTGGGAAGGTGTACAAAGAGGAAGTGTTATGTGATGTGGTTCCTATGGCT GGAAAGGAAAATGTTTATGCCTTCAAGCATAATGGCAAGAAAGTCACCCTGACTCCCTTGCCACCAAACCAGAGAGGTTATGGAAGTCCTAATATGCATGAGGAGGTTAATGGAGTATTGTTTTTATCTAAAGCAGCCATGGTCAGAGAGCTAAAACAAGAGCAACTTGTGCTGTTTCTCCTGTCAAGGGAAATCAACACTGAGGAGGAACCTGATGTGCCTGCAGAGGTTCAACCTCTGATTCATAAATATAAGGAGGTTTTCCCAACTGAGTTGCCTAGTGGTTTGCCACCCCTGAGGGGCATTGAGCATCACATAGACCTTGTACCTGGTTCTGTGCTCCCTAACAGGCCAGCTTACAGATGTGATCACACAGCAACCAAAGAACTACAGCATCAGATTGAAGAATTAATGACAAAGGGATTTGTGAAGGAATCATCGAGTCCATATGTAGTGCCTGCTTTACTGGCACCTAAGAAAGATGGaacttggaggatgtgtactAATAGCAGGGCTATAAACAACATCACAGTCAAGTACAGGTTCCCTATTCCAAGTCTAGGTGACATGTTGGATGAGCTTAGTGGGGCTCAAATCTTTTCAAAGATAGATCTCAAGCAAGGATATCATCAGGTGAGGATAAGAGAAAGTGATGCGTGGAAGACAGCTTTCAAAACAAAATATGGGATTTATGAATGgcttgttatgccatttgggttatatAATGCCCCAAGCACTTTCATGAGGCAAATGACTCAAGTTCTAAAGCCTTGCCTTGGAAAATTTGATGTAGTATACTTTGATGATATACTCATCTACAGCAGCAGTCCATCTGAACATCTATTACACTTGGAAGCCATTTTTCAAATACCGCTTGAGTAA